The genomic stretch TATACTGTACCGGATCTACATACGTACCGTTGCAGCCGTTACATTCAATTTTTGCAATTTTAACTTTTTCCAGGAAGCTTAATTGCGTGGAATCATCTCTATTGCCTATCCAGCTAACACCTACCAGGCCAATGGCATCGGTGTTCTTAGATACGTAATCAATCACTCCTTCCGTGCTGTTGGCCGCCACCACATTTTTCCCGATAGGGTTACCGCGGAGCATGGAATCAACCACATAACGCACGGTGCTGGTGGCTGTAGTGCCATCCAGCAGCACTTTGTATTTGTAGTTGCTGATCCCGCGCACCATGGAGCGGATATCCTGCATGGTAAAGAGCGAGTCTTTTGTTTTATCGTTCACCACCACGGCAATGGCATCCAGCGCCATGGGTGCAAAAGATGGTTTAAAAGACAATTTGGCCGAGAGGCCTTTCACCTCCTGGTCCGTTAATCCCCGGGTAACGATCACCATGCGGACACTGTCATTGTCCAGGTCCCGCAGGCAGTCTGCTTCCGGTTTATAATCCACCAGAATTTTGGCGTTGGGCCGCTGGGACTCAAACACCTGTATCTGGGAGTCGATCACTGGTTTGAATGATTCATCTGCACTGATACGGATAGTGCCGGAAGTAGTGGTTTCCCTCCCTTCCTGCGTACCTCCTCCACAACTGCTCAATAAAATGGTGCCAGATATTCCGATCGTACAGACCAATTTTAAACAAGACCCGAAGAACCGATACTTTTTCATCTGCTGATAGAGATTAACCGCCTGGCTATAAGACCCATGCGAAAATTCCTGTACGGGTTTCCGCGGCGGACGCTGTAATAAAGTTGAACGATCAGATAAGGATTATTGGAAATCATCTATGTCCTATTGGAAATAATTCTTTCTCGCTCCTCTGTAAATCCTGAATCCTCCATATAAAAGACATAAACCACCAAATATGTAGGAAAAAGGCGGTGAAGGGAAATCAATATTCGTACCTAAATGGTCCTTCAATGCAATAAAACCACCCACCACCAGATAAATGATACCCATTCCAATGTCCATTAAGGCGCGTCTGTTGGAGTAAGCCTGCATTCTGTTATCCTTCATTTTGTCTTCAAAATCTGTAGCCATGGATTGGTATATGGGTTCGGGCAAGATAAGAAATAACCGGGAAAACGACATCTACTGTTAGATTTTACTTAAAATTTAATGATTTCAGAATACTGCCGTTCGTTCGTATAGTTCCTTCATCCTAAGTGGTTTCCGGAACCCCCTCTTACCCGTCCTGCCCGATGTTTTTGACCGGAATGAAGGGTTCCTCAACTACCGGATTGCTAATAAGATGCAGTAACGTCCCAATTCCACATAAAGGCGGAAGGCCCTATCTTTGCGGCCATGAAAATCCTGATGGTCTGCCTGGGCAATATCTGCCGCAGCCCCCTGGCAGAAGGCATCCTGCAACAGAAAGCAGCAGCGGCCGGCCTCCACTGGCAGGTGGACAGCGCCGGCACCAATGGCTACCATACCGGCCAGGCGCCCCACCGCCTTTCCCAGAAGGTGGCGCGCCACAATGGCCTCGATATCAGCCGGCAGCGCGCCCGCCAGTTCACCAGTGCCGATATACCCGAATATGACCTGGTCTATGCCCTGGCCACGGATGTGCTGGACGAGATGAAACGAATTCACCACGCAGCGTTTCCGCCGGGTAAGGTGGCCCTCCTGCTGGAAGAACTGTACCCCGGTAAAAACGCCGATGTACCCGATCCTTATTACGGGGAAGAGGATGGCTACCATGATGTCTATGAACTGATCAGCAAAGCCTGTGACGCCATTATCAGCAGGTACCGTACTGCCGGGGCCAGCTGACAATTCCGACTGACGGCCAGGACCAGCAATTCCAGGGTTGTTAGAATAGCAGGACCCAATACCAACAATCAAGTTGTAACTATAATAAATATATGAGCAAACCCACGCTCCCGCAGGGAACAAGAGATTTCGGACCCGATATCGTTCGTAAAAGACAGTATATCTTCAGCACTATCCGCCAGGTATTTGAACTGTATGGCTTCCAGCCGCTGGAAACCCCGGCTATGGAAAACCTGGACACCCTGATGGGGAAATATGGGGAAGAAGGTGATAAGCTCATCTTCAAGATCCTGAATAATGGCCTGAATGATCCCAAGAACCAGGAGAAGGCCCAGGCCGCCTTTGAAAAAGTATTACAGGGGAAGAATGACAAGAACCTTACTGAACGCGCCCTTCGTTATGACCTCACCATTCCCTTCGCCCGCTTTGTGGCCATGAACCATGGCCAGCTGACTTTTCCTTTTAAACGTTACCAGATACAACCTGTTTGGCGGGCCGACCGCCCCCAGCGCGGCCGCTACCGCGAGTTCTACCAGTGTGATGCCGATGTGGTAGGCAGCAACTCCCTGCTCAATGAGCTGGAGCTGGCCAATATCTATGCAGCCGTTTTTCAGCAGCTCGGCATCGCCGTGGAAATCCGTATCAACAGCCGCAAGATGCTGCAGGCACTGGCTGAGCTGACCGGCCAGCCGGAGCGCATGACCGATATCACTGTGGCCATCGACAAGCTGGACAAGATCGGGCTCGACAAAGTAAAAGAAGAGCTGACCGAACGCGGCATCAGCGAAGCCGCTGTCAAAAAAATTGAAATGTACCTGCAGATCAGCGGCAACAACGCCGAGAAACTGGTACAGGCCCAGGCCCTCTTTGGCGAGCAACTCACCGCACAGGCAGGCCTGAATGAATTGCAGAGCCTCAGCAACCGCCAGCCAGCTGTTGGTAATGAAAAGGCCAGCCTCGTTGTAGACTTCACGCTGGCCCGCGGCCTCAACTATTATACCGGCATCATCTTCGAAGTGAAGGCCAACGATGTACAGATGGGCAGCATTGGCGGCGGCGGTCGCTATGACGACCTCACCGGTCTCTTCGGCGTGCCCAACCTGCCCGGCGTGGGTATCTCCTTCGGTGTGGACCGCATCTATGATGTGATGGAAGAGCTGCAGCTGTTCCCGGCCGCCGTACAAACAGGCACCCAGGTCCTTTTCTTCAATCTCGGGACCGCCGAAAGTGAAGCGGCTTTCACCGCCATGCAGGCGCTGCGCGCCCAGGGCGTTCCTGCCGAACTGTTCCATGAATCCACCAAATTTGATAAGCAGTTCAAATATGCCGAGAAGAAAAACATTCCTTTTATTGTGATCATTGGCAGCAAAGAGCTGGAAGAAAAGAATTGTGTGGTGAAAGAGCTGGCGACAGGCAAACAGGAAACAATCACACTGGAAGCACTGAACGGTGCTTACTTTGTAAAATCATAGACAGGACAACAGTCCTTCAGCAATACCAAGGAAAATGGCGCCGTAAGAGGCGCCATTTTTTTATCTCATAGGGTTAATGCAAGGATATGGTTTATAAGCGTAGGGACTGTTAATAGAAAGAGGTATTAAAACCAATATCGCCATCCACCTCTATGAGGGTGGCATTACCGATGGTGAACTGGCGCAGCAACTTCTTCAAAGGGCCGCCTTCAGGGAAGCCATATTCGGTATAGATCTGCGCATATGGTTGACCATCCTGCATCACTATCCGGATCCTGTTGGCCAGATCAGGATCACCGCCATAGGGATTATAGACAAAATCCGTATAGGCCGTATTCCAGCTTTCTCCACCGGTCAATGCCTGCATCCGGATGGTTTGACCCGGCACTATAGCTGCTACCAGCCGGGGTGAGAAAGAAGATGGCGAGCTTTTGATATTGTCAATATATTTTGTACGGGTAAGCTCACTGCTCAGGTAACCAACATCACCGGCAAGGAAAACAGTATAGGTCCTGTCTGCAGCCGTAAGGTAATTCATGGCTGTATCAAACACTCTTTTGGACGCTTCATACTTGCTTCCGGCCAATACCGGAAATCCTTTCACCAGTGTATCCAGGAACGTATATCCCGGATCAACGCTGAGCCATTCCGCCACCGTATTGACAGCATAGGCCTGTTTGCGGATGCCAAAAACGGATCCGGCCGGCATCATGGACAGCGGCCCGTTATAGGTTCGCCAGGAAAAATTACCGGTTGCCGCATTTTCCGGGATCTTTACCAGTACAGTATCGTTATTCTTCTTACCTACAAATTCCGCTTTCTCTGTACCGAGAAAAATTTCATTGTCGGCCGCCTGCTCACTGAAGTTCTGTGCAGCCAGCGCAATAGTTTCACCAGCATACCCAAAGGGTGGAAAGAAACCGGAAATGATGGCTGTAGGCCGGATGGTCAGGGAGCCGCCCAGCTCAGCGCTGGCAAAAGCTTTCCCCTGGCTCAGAATAACCAGCAGCTTACCTGTGTACGCAGTGGCGGGCACGGCAATGACCAGGCTATCTGCCGACTGTTTCAGCAGCTCAGCGGGCCGGCCGCTGATAAGCACTTCAGTGGTCATGCCTGCACGGCTGAGGCCGCTGCCATAAACGGTCAGGCTTTCGCCGGCCTGCACGGTCTGGTTGCTGACGCGATGGATCACCGGCGGCTCTATGACAATAACCGCCACCGCATCATCATCCCGGTTACAGGCAGTCAGGACCAGCAGGGTCATACACAGGCCAGTAACCAGTTGCCAAAAACTTTTATTCTTCATCATATACTTTTTAAGTGGGATCAGAAATTGATAATGGTAGACAGGGAAATCGTTTTGTTGACATTGCCATCAGGGGCTTTGGTATATCCCCGCAGGATCATGGTATAACACTTGCCGGCCTCCAGCGCAAAGGATTTCCGGGTCAGGACCTGCTCCTCCCCGGTACGCTCATTCATGGTTACGATACGTATACCCGGTTTGACATCGGGCTGGATATCCGTAAAGCCGGTTACCTGCCGGTACCCCACCGCTCTGATGGCATCCACCGGCGCATCGTCCAGGGTCAGGGATACTTTTCCTGCGTCCGGGCTGAGGTTGATGAGCCGCACTTTTGCCATGGAAGCATTCCGCTGCACCTCATCCTTAGTGGAGAGAATAACGGTATAGCCCAGGCTATCTGCCAGGTACAGGGTATAATGCTGTTTATCTTCAAAATGGAATATCCCTTCCGATAGCTTATCGGCGTCTTCAGGCCGGGTGGCCGTACTGGTGAAGCCGATCCGGAAAAGCCCGGTGTCTACGGGTGAATACCTGGAGAAATTGAAAGCGCCTACCAGCCCGGCTCCATTGTCATTGTAGGAGCGCGTGCCGAATACTTCATTATCAACCAGCACCCAGCCATTCAGGTCGTAAAAATCTGCATTACCATTGTACACCATCAATTGTGCCTGCCCACGGGCTTCAGGCAACTCTGCATCCTTTTCACAGGCGGTTGTGGAGAGGAGCAGGAAAAGCATATAGAATAAAAAACTACGTTGCATGTACTGTTTTTTGGGCTGTCAAGCCTGTTATCTTTCAATATTGATCTTAGATATAACCACGTCCACATTGGGAATTGTATAGCTAAAGCCTGCATACAGGTTGCCGAACTGGTCAAAGGTGATCCTGTCCAGGTTTCCTAAAATTGCGGTAGCCCCCTGCTGTACCTGGCGCATAGCTGTCCTTGCATCTATAGCATTCCGTCCGCCAGCTATCAGGGAAACGGTTTCCTCCTGCAGATCCATTTTATAGATCTCTGTATTCCCAAACAGCAGGTTCCCGTCAAAATCCACATCCAGGGTGGACACCAAACGCAGGTCAACTTCTTTGAAGGTACCTGTTAAGGGACCTGCATTAGTGCCGGAAGCTTTTAGCACGATGGCCGCTTCCCGCCTGTCAGGATTCACTTCAATAACAGTATTGGTTGAGCTGATATAAAACTTTCCGTTACCCGCACGGGCCATGTTTTTGACACCTGTGAGCCTGACCTCATCACCATATCCTTCCACCAGCTGACTGTACTCGGTAAAGCTCACATAGTGTTTAACCACTCCATCAGCCGGATCTGCCCGCAGTGTGTAGGCGAGCTTAACCTTACCAACGATGGTAGTAAGGATCCCTTCTTTGTCCAGTTTGCGCATCACCTGTCCATTCCCCATAGTTTTGCCATCGAGGAAATACAGGTTGCCGGATGGATCAAAGGTCAGGGATTGGGGCATGCAGATCATGGCTGTATCCTTATATCCATCCACAATGCCCCGGTAATCATCGGTGGTCCGGTTGGAATGTGGGATCGCCAGCCTGGTCCCACCTATCACGCGCTCCACAACACCCGTTTCCGGATCAATCCGCTGGATCAGCGACCAGGCCTCTCCATTGGTTGGGGCGACGCGGGTCTTTGTGTATAAATTGACAAAATACAGTTTGTGATCAGGGCCCATGACCATATCCGGTCCTGACCCGCCACTATAGAAATCACCCCGGATCATCAGCTGGTTGCCCTGCGAAGCCCGGAAATCCGTACCACCGCCGGCAATGGTGGTCACCACGCCATCTTTCAGCATACGGATCACCAATGAATTGACACCTGAAGAAGCAGTGAGGTTATCTAAAAAGAAGAATGCCTGCCTGTCCCTGTCATAGGTCAGTTTGAGGGCACGTTTCACCACCGCCTCCAGCTGCACGCCATCTTTCAGGGTGCTGGGGAAAATATAATCATACAGGCCTGAACCATCTGTCCGCAGCACGCTATCGGAATAAGTGATAAAGTAGGGCTCTACCAATACCTTATTGGGCACCAGGATATCCGGTTTTACCACTGTAAAGGCCAGCGCTGGTTTTACTTCGCCATCAATGGAAAAATACACGCTGCCGGCGCCCACTTTTGCATTCCGAGGGATAACGATATTGAAAGTATCCATCAGGAAGGTCTGGAATCCGCCATCATTCACAGAAATGGTCTTCATGCCAGAGCCATGGCTGGTAACGGTTGCCATTGCATCGGCTACATACCATTGAATGGCTGCCCTGGGATTGCCGATCTTGGCGTATACTGTTATCGTTTCATCGATCTTGGCAGCATTGATGGTCAATCCGTTCCGGACCACCCGCACAACACCGGATTCGCTGTTCTGCACGTCCAGCTCCTCATCAAATTTGGTACAGGCATGGCAGCATAGTATCAGCAGGGGCAGAATTAGCCATTGCAGGGAAAAGGATCTGCCGGGAAAAAATGTATACATAGTTTATGTAATTGAATGATCAGAGAAGAAAATTGACGCCAAGAGAATAATAGGGCCTTGAATAGAACTTACGGTAGATCAGGTCAGCCGTCCTGAAAGTACCGGGATCGTTCCAGTCTGGTCCTTTGCCGGGCTTGATCTCATCGTAAGAGTAATTCCTTTTCCAGTCCTGGTAGAGCAGGAAAGGCGCATTCAGCACATTCTGCACACCGGCATTGATGCTGATGGTCCTGTTGATGCGCTGGCGCCAGGTAATGTCCAGCTGGTTCCTGGCTTTCAGCATGATATCTGCATCGATGTCTTCGCCTTCATTGGCGCCCACGGCATAGATATAATCTGCTGCCCTGTTGAAGGTGGCGGAGATCCGGGTGCCCAGTCGCAGGTTCTCATAGTTCAGGGATGCATTGATGAGATAAGGTGATTGTCCCTGCATCGGTCTTTTTCTTTCAATAAGCGTATATCCTTTGTGGGCGGGCATGCGCGGCACCGTTACCTCACTTTCAAACCAGGAGCCGTTGACCACCACGGAAAGGTCACGGAAGAACTTTCCGGGAATGAAGTCAAAGCTTTTCCTGATCTCTGCTTCCACACCGTATACATAGGCTTTGCCGGTATTCACGTAGAAGAACTGATCAAAGCCTTCTGAAGAAACAGACCTGAACCGTTCAATAGGTTTGTCCAGGTGTTTGTAAAAAACACCGGCGCTGATCAGTTCATTCCTGCGCGAGCTTTCAGGATACCATTCTATACGGGCGTCCAGGTTGTGGATATTCACCGTGGTCAGATCAGGGTTACCTTCATAGATCTCCTGGTCCAGGTAGCTGATAAATTGCATGGGCGCTGCTTCCCGGAACTCGGGGCGGTTCACGGTTTTGCCGTAACCCGCACGGAAAATAAGGGAGCTGTCCAGCTTAAAGGAAAGGTTTACAGAAGGCAGTACGGAGGTGATTGGCTGATCCACTACCAGCGGGTAGGCGGCCAGGCCGGTTTCATAAGAACCCAGGATGCGGAAGCGATTGTGCTCTACCCGTACCCCGCCATATATATTCAGCCTGTTGTTCAGCAGGTTGATATCCGTACTGAGGTACCCTGCCGTGAGTACATTGTCGGCATAGTACTGGTTGTTGGGGGTAGTTTTTTCATACCACCTGTATCCTGTGCCGTCTTCCCGGAACAGGGAATGATCAAAATGGTTCTGCAGGTCGCGTTCATATACCCAATTGGTGCCACCCGTCACACTGCCATTGTCTGCCGGATTTTCGGAACCGTAGAACGCAATATTGGGGTCATAGAGATTGACATCATTCAGCAGGGCGAAAAGCCGGCTGCTGAAGCGCCTGTTACAGGAGGAATAATAGGCGCCGGTTTTAAATCCCCAGGTATCATTGAACCGGTAGTTCAGGTCGATATTGCCCTGGTAATTCTTTTCCTTTACCTCGTTGAATCCCCGCGACAGGGTATAATAAGAGATGATATTGTTGATCATACGCCAGGGATTGGCGTCATCGGTAAGCGGCTTTCCTTCTCCATCGTTGATATTCCTGCCCAGGGTATAGTCCCGGTTATCCGGCTCCTGCTTGTGGTTGATGGAATAGCTGATATTGGCTTTCAGGTCGCTCTTTTTATCTTTTCCCAGTAACAGGGTACCTGCCAGCTGACCGGAGTACAACTGGTTCTGCTGGTAATACAGGTTGATATGGCGAAAATCCATATTGTCGTACCAGAGCATTTGCCGGTGGTCTTCTATGGTGATGCGCTGGTTATTGGTATTGAAAAAATGCCTTAGCTCTATTGAGAGGCGATCATTCAAACTGATCTCATTGCTCTGGATGGCCGAGATCCGGGCAGCATGAATACCCTGTGTAGTCTCGCCGTCATGGAATTTCATGAGTGAGTTGGCTTCCGTTACCCTTTGCTCACGGGTATTGGAATAGGCGATAGTGGTCAGGTTTTTCAGGTAGCGGCCGCCGATGCGCCAGGCATCATAATAGTTCAGGTTTGCCCGCAGATCTGGCATGGCTTCATAGCGCTTGTCCACCACATAGTTGTTGCTGAACCCGCGTCCATAGGCAGCTCTTTCTGCTGGGTTGAGATGGTTATACACCAGCGCATTGGGAATGCCGGAAGGCAGCTTACGGGCGCCGTCATCAAAACCCAGTACATCATACTTGCTGCCTGCATAGGACCAGACGTCCTTAAAGGTGGAATAAGGTCTATATTGTGTAGACACCTGCAGTTCCAGCTGTTTGGTCAGCTGGCTTTTCTTGGTATAGATCTTTACCAGGCCGCCGGAGAACTCGCCCGGGAGATCAGGAGAAGGAGATTTATAGACCATGATACGGTCAATGGCATTGCTGCTGATCACATCATAGGAAAAAGAGCGGGTATCTGCATCAGTGGAAGGGGCGATGGCATCATTCAGGAAGGTGAGGTTATACCGTTTGCTCAGCCCACGGACAATGACAAAATTGTCTTCGGAGATATTGACGCCGGGGATCCTTTTCACCACTTCGGCGGCATCCCGGTCCAGGGTCCGCGCAATCTGTTCATTGGAGATGCCAGAGACCACGGTCTTGGCATTGTACAGCTCACGGACCAGCTGTTCATCGCTGGTATTGGCCACCCTTCTGCGGGTAATGGCTGTTACCACTACCTGGTTGAAGGAGGCGGCGGTCTTGGTCTGCAGCTTAACATCCAGCAATACCGGTTGCTGGTCTGTCATTTTCACCTGCCTGGTCAGCGACACTTCATAACCGGTAAAAGAAACTGCCAGTGAATACATACCGGCAGGAACATTGGGGAAGATATAATTGCCCTGTTCATCCGTAGTACCCATAAGGGTTACAGGCCCATCCAGGGAAACAGTGGCGCCGGGCAGCGGATCACCATTCTCAAAGTCCACTACCCTGCCAGACAGGTTGCCGGCCGCTTTGCGGGCAGTATCCTTCACCGGCGCAGGTTTGGGAGCAGGCGCCTGGTAGCGGAAGGAAATATTGGCATTCTGCACCTGGTAGTCCAGGCCATAATCACTCTTCAGCACCTGCAGCGCACGGGACAAAGGCATGGACGTCCAGCGGATATTGTCCACCGGAATTTTTGCGAAGGCCGCACGCGAAAAAGTAAACGTAAAATTGGTCTGTGCATCCATTTTTTCCAATACTTCAGCCGCATTGGTCTTGCTGAGCACAAGGGTGATCCGTTCTGTGAGACTGTATTCCTGGGCCTGCGCAGGCAGGCAGCAAAGCCCCGAAAACAGTACCATAAACAGCCGGTGAATAAGCAGTCTTTTCCCATCCCGGTTTTGGACATGACGCCCAAACGGTGTACGTTTGTTACTCATTTTTTTCTGTTGATTTCCCCGGGGCTTGTTAGCGCAAGCCCCTTTCTTATTTAATAAATGGTGATTGAATGCTCACTGATCCTATACCGGAAGCGGCTGCTGAAAGCAATGCTCGACAGCATCTGGTCCATCGTTTCTTTATAAAATACCGCTGAAATAGTTCCTTCAGGTAGTTGCGCTGTTTGCCAGTTCACTTTGTATTGATTGAACAGGGCGATCCTTTCCACCGCGTCTTTAACGGGCACTTCATTGAAGCTCACAGCGCCTTCCAGCCAGTTGTTCAGCCGGTTGCCGGCAACGCCTGTCAGTCGCTGCCCGTCCTTTTTCCGGTAGCGCACCATATTACCGGGCGTCAGGATACTGGCGCTGCTGTCCCTGCTGTCTGCAAAAGCCACTTTGCCGGATAACAGGGATACCTTCACTTCTTCCTCGCCCGGGTAGGCCTCTACGTTAAATTCGGTTCCCAGCACCCTGGTTGTTGTTTCATTGGTTCGTACCAAAAAAGGCTTTCCGGGATCAGGCGCTACAGCAAAGCGGGCTTCACCGGAGAGCATTACCCTTCTTTCCTTATTATCACTGCTGCTGATCCATTCCAACCGGGAGGCGCGGTTCAGCCATACATGAGTACCATCGGGCAGGGTGAGTTCTTTGATCTGGTGATGGGCCGTTTCTGCAACAAGGGCCGTAGCAGCAGGCTGGCTATCCGGACGCAGCTGGCTGACCGTTCCCCATAGCAGTCCGCCGATA from Candidatus Pseudobacter hemicellulosilyticus encodes the following:
- a CDS encoding substrate-binding domain-containing protein — its product is MSSCGGGTQEGRETTTSGTIRISADESFKPVIDSQIQVFESQRPNAKILVDYKPEADCLRDLDNDSVRMVIVTRGLTDQEVKGLSAKLSFKPSFAPMALDAIAVVVNDKTKDSLFTMQDIRSMVRGISNYKYKVLLDGTTATSTVRYVVDSMLRGNPIGKNVVAANSTEGVIDYVSKNTDAIGLVGVSWIGNRDDSTQLSFLEKVKIAKIECNGCNGTYVDPVQYNIATRRYPMIRPLYYILKENYNGLGNGFTNFLINEKGQMIFSRAYLFPIRMNFEVRPMQISE
- a CDS encoding low molecular weight phosphotyrosine protein phosphatase; its protein translation is MKILMVCLGNICRSPLAEGILQQKAAAAGLHWQVDSAGTNGYHTGQAPHRLSQKVARHNGLDISRQRARQFTSADIPEYDLVYALATDVLDEMKRIHHAAFPPGKVALLLEELYPGKNADVPDPYYGEEDGYHDVYELISKACDAIISRYRTAGAS
- the hisS gene encoding histidine--tRNA ligase, whose amino-acid sequence is MSKPTLPQGTRDFGPDIVRKRQYIFSTIRQVFELYGFQPLETPAMENLDTLMGKYGEEGDKLIFKILNNGLNDPKNQEKAQAAFEKVLQGKNDKNLTERALRYDLTIPFARFVAMNHGQLTFPFKRYQIQPVWRADRPQRGRYREFYQCDADVVGSNSLLNELELANIYAAVFQQLGIAVEIRINSRKMLQALAELTGQPERMTDITVAIDKLDKIGLDKVKEELTERGISEAAVKKIEMYLQISGNNAEKLVQAQALFGEQLTAQAGLNELQSLSNRQPAVGNEKASLVVDFTLARGLNYYTGIIFEVKANDVQMGSIGGGGRYDDLTGLFGVPNLPGVGISFGVDRIYDVMEELQLFPAAVQTGTQVLFFNLGTAESEAAFTAMQALRAQGVPAELFHESTKFDKQFKYAEKKNIPFIVIIGSKELEEKNCVVKELATGKQETITLEALNGAYFVKS
- a CDS encoding IPT/TIG domain-containing protein, with translation MTLLVLTACNRDDDAVAVIVIEPPVIHRVSNQTVQAGESLTVYGSGLSRAGMTTEVLISGRPAELLKQSADSLVIAVPATAYTGKLLVILSQGKAFASAELGGSLTIRPTAIISGFFPPFGYAGETIALAAQNFSEQAADNEIFLGTEKAEFVGKKNNDTVLVKIPENAATGNFSWRTYNGPLSMMPAGSVFGIRKQAYAVNTVAEWLSVDPGYTFLDTLVKGFPVLAGSKYEASKRVFDTAMNYLTAADRTYTVFLAGDVGYLSSELTRTKYIDNIKSSPSSFSPRLVAAIVPGQTIRMQALTGGESWNTAYTDFVYNPYGGDPDLANRIRIVMQDGQPYAQIYTEYGFPEGGPLKKLLRQFTIGNATLIEVDGDIGFNTSFY
- a CDS encoding DUF4397 domain-containing protein, with the translated sequence MQRSFLFYMLFLLLSTTACEKDAELPEARGQAQLMVYNGNADFYDLNGWVLVDNEVFGTRSYNDNGAGLVGAFNFSRYSPVDTGLFRIGFTSTATRPEDADKLSEGIFHFEDKQHYTLYLADSLGYTVILSTKDEVQRNASMAKVRLINLSPDAGKVSLTLDDAPVDAIRAVGYRQVTGFTDIQPDVKPGIRIVTMNERTGEEQVLTRKSFALEAGKCYTMILRGYTKAPDGNVNKTISLSTIINF
- a CDS encoding TonB-dependent receptor, translating into MVLFSGLCCLPAQAQEYSLTERITLVLSKTNAAEVLEKMDAQTNFTFTFSRAAFAKIPVDNIRWTSMPLSRALQVLKSDYGLDYQVQNANISFRYQAPAPKPAPVKDTARKAAGNLSGRVVDFENGDPLPGATVSLDGPVTLMGTTDEQGNYIFPNVPAGMYSLAVSFTGYEVSLTRQVKMTDQQPVLLDVKLQTKTAASFNQVVVTAITRRRVANTSDEQLVRELYNAKTVVSGISNEQIARTLDRDAAEVVKRIPGVNISEDNFVIVRGLSKRYNLTFLNDAIAPSTDADTRSFSYDVISSNAIDRIMVYKSPSPDLPGEFSGGLVKIYTKKSQLTKQLELQVSTQYRPYSTFKDVWSYAGSKYDVLGFDDGARKLPSGIPNALVYNHLNPAERAAYGRGFSNNYVVDKRYEAMPDLRANLNYYDAWRIGGRYLKNLTTIAYSNTREQRVTEANSLMKFHDGETTQGIHAARISAIQSNEISLNDRLSIELRHFFNTNNQRITIEDHRQMLWYDNMDFRHINLYYQQNQLYSGQLAGTLLLGKDKKSDLKANISYSINHKQEPDNRDYTLGRNINDGEGKPLTDDANPWRMINNIISYYTLSRGFNEVKEKNYQGNIDLNYRFNDTWGFKTGAYYSSCNRRFSSRLFALLNDVNLYDPNIAFYGSENPADNGSVTGGTNWVYERDLQNHFDHSLFREDGTGYRWYEKTTPNNQYYADNVLTAGYLSTDINLLNNRLNIYGGVRVEHNRFRILGSYETGLAAYPLVVDQPITSVLPSVNLSFKLDSSLIFRAGYGKTVNRPEFREAAPMQFISYLDQEIYEGNPDLTTVNIHNLDARIEWYPESSRRNELISAGVFYKHLDKPIERFRSVSSEGFDQFFYVNTGKAYVYGVEAEIRKSFDFIPGKFFRDLSVVVNGSWFESEVTVPRMPAHKGYTLIERKRPMQGQSPYLINASLNYENLRLGTRISATFNRAADYIYAVGANEGEDIDADIMLKARNQLDITWRQRINRTISINAGVQNVLNAPFLLYQDWKRNYSYDEIKPGKGPDWNDPGTFRTADLIYRKFYSRPYYSLGVNFLL
- a CDS encoding FecR domain-containing protein → MEKKERQLMADLLTRYREGRCTALERQLIEDWYSKLAGGEEDYLSTHPVMEQRAEAAYRQTLPGLQPAPATPAAGKLRTLRPLLRWAAAAAVIGGLLWGTVSQLRPDSQPAATALVAETAHHQIKELTLPDGTHVWLNRASRLEWISSSDNKERRVMLSGEARFAVAPDPGKPFLVRTNETTTRVLGTEFNVEAYPGEEEVKVSLLSGKVAFADSRDSSASILTPGNMVRYRKKDGQRLTGVAGNRLNNWLEGAVSFNEVPVKDAVERIALFNQYKVNWQTAQLPEGTISAVFYKETMDQMLSSIAFSSRFRYRISEHSITIY